The DNA window GAGTGTCGGCGAACTGGTCGGGGACAAGGAGATCGATGCATTCACCATCGCCGGTACCCCGGACATGGTCAAGCAGAAGTGTGAAGACCTGACCAAGGCAGGGGTCACCCAGATCATCTTCGGTTCCCCACTCGGTCCGGACATGACCACCTCGATCCGCCTGCTCGGCAAGTACGTGGTATAAGTCCATCCGTGAAATAAATCCCATCCTTTTTTGATAACACACTCATCAACCAGATCGCAGGCGATGCCTGCAGGTATTATATCCGACGCCCTCTCATGTTAGCAGGAGAGCGATGTTCAGTATCGAGGAGCAGCGGGTGGCAGGTGGAATCATCCAGTACCGCCTGGAGCACCTGACTGGTCTGCGGTGCACGATCAGTCCTACCCGGTTGAAGAGGCGGTTGAATGGCAGAGGGGCCGGATTTACGCTCCCGTCTGTCGGATGTCCGTTCTGTCCTGAAACGCTCGAATCGATGACGCCCGTCTTTCCTGACGGGACGAGGATTCATGTTGGGGAGAGCGTCACCTTCCCGAACCTGTACCCCTATGCCCCCTGGCATACGGTGACCGTCATCACAACGGCCCATGAGGTCAGGACCTTTCTTCTGCAGCAACTGATGGATGCCCTCACCGGGCAGGTTCAGTCCCTGCATGGTCATCAGGGGTACCCGAGCATCAACTGGAACTATCTCCCTTCAGCAGGGGCCAGTATCGCTCATCCCCATCTGCAGGGACTGGTGGAGCGGAGGGCATCTCCGCTCCTGCAGATGTACCTGACCGCTGGAGAACGGTACCGTGACCGGCATCGGAGAACCTACTGGGAGGTGTTGCGAGAGCGGGAATGCTCCTCGGACCGGTACCTGTTTGGGGATGAGATCGTCTGGACTGCACACGCGGTGCCGCTCGGCGAGCAGGAGGTGCGGGCGCTTCTCCCCATCGCGACGATCGACGATCTCGAACCGTATCTTGAACTCTTCGCTGCCGGGATGCTCAGGATCCTCTCGTTCTATGCGGAGCTGGGGACCTCAGCCTTTAATGCCTCGCTCTTCTTCGATCGTGGTGGGCGTGATCGCGGTTTCTCTGCGTTCTGTTCGATGATCGCACGGATCAATCCAAACATACATTCAGCTGGAGATACGGCGTTTATGGAACGTCTCCATCTGAATCCAGTGATCCTCACGCTTCCTGAAGAATTTGGACGGTACGCCCGACAAACCCGGACGTAAAAAAAGAGTGGTGGATTTACTCAGGCTTGCT is part of the Methanosphaerula palustris E1-9c genome and encodes:
- a CDS encoding galactose-1-phosphate uridylyltransferase, with amino-acid sequence MFSIEEQRVAGGIIQYRLEHLTGLRCTISPTRLKRRLNGRGAGFTLPSVGCPFCPETLESMTPVFPDGTRIHVGESVTFPNLYPYAPWHTVTVITTAHEVRTFLLQQLMDALTGQVQSLHGHQGYPSINWNYLPSAGASIAHPHLQGLVERRASPLLQMYLTAGERYRDRHRRTYWEVLRERECSSDRYLFGDEIVWTAHAVPLGEQEVRALLPIATIDDLEPYLELFAAGMLRILSFYAELGTSAFNASLFFDRGGRDRGFSAFCSMIARINPNIHSAGDTAFMERLHLNPVILTLPEEFGRYARQTRT